A genome region from Triticum aestivum cultivar Chinese Spring chromosome 2B, IWGSC CS RefSeq v2.1, whole genome shotgun sequence includes the following:
- the LOC123040657 gene encoding uncharacterized protein — protein sequence MSALFRASWTQRVLSMESDNVRRHKCVEHRLSALTDDILISILVRVDIATAARSSVLSRRWRNLPWLLPDLKFHAMNLLSAPCGGVTRHIDQAMASLARATSSFFAQPRRKHTNKKLCLELYLTGNYSHDIGLLVGNAIDSEMVTDLELPILTEKKPEDSAHEVMVQQAQDMDGFFSAYPSVLLCLTRLHLQNIRLAERDMNHLLFDCCKQMLHLRLDHCDTGDCSVWKINAPHSNLRVLEVYLSKLKKAEVLCLPKLERVRWQAWLFYEAPLCFGSVPSLKELSLICDASLIHQDFSLSQVLDGATNIHTLTLNFRGEKVILADSCYIVLLCYFVRTNLMLD from the exons ATGAGCGCGTTGTTCAGGGCATCCTGGACCCAGAGGGTATTATCCATGGAGTCAGATAATGTGCGCCGCCAT AAATGTGTGGAACATAGGCTCAGCGCGCTGACCGACGACATCTTAATCTCTATCTTGGTGAGAGTCGACATTGCTACGGCAGCAAGAAGTAGCGTTTTGTCAAGGCGGTGGAGAAACTTGCCGTGGTTACTTCCTGATCTCAAATTTCATGCCATGAACCTCCTTAGCGCCCCATGCGGAGGAGTCACACGCCACATTGACCAAGCAATGGCGTCTCTGGCTAGAGCTACTAGCAGCTTCTTCGCTCAGCCACGCAGGAAACACACCAATAAAAAGCTATGCCTTGAGCTCTATCTCACCGGCAACTACTCGCATGACATCGGCCTGCTGGTCGGCAACGCTATTGACAGTGAGATGGTAACAGATTTGGAACTCCCCATTTTAACCGAGAAGAAGCCAGAGGACTCTGCACACGAGGTTATGGTGCAGCAAGCTCAGGATATGGATGGATTTTTCAGTGCATACCCTAGCGTTCTTCTTTGCCTCACAAGGCTCCATCTACAAAATATTCGCTTGGCCGAACGGGACATGAATCACCTTCTGTTCGACTGCTGCAAGCAAATGCTGCACCTTCGTCTGGACCACTGTGACACCGGGGACTGTTCTGTATGGAAGATCAATGCGCCACATTCGAATCTCAGAGTTCTAGAAGTCTACTTATCCAAGTTGAAAAAAGCTGAGGTGCTCTGCCTTCCAAAACTAGAGCGGGTCCGTTGGCAGGCTTGGTTGTTTTACGAGGCCCCCTTGTGTTTTGGTTCCGTCCCGTCACTCAAGGAATTATCCCTCATCTGTGACGCATCTCTCATTCACCAAGACTTTAGTTTAAGCCAGGTTCTAGACGGTGCCACAAACATACATACTTTAACCTTAAACTTTCGAGGAGAAAAGGTAATTTTAGCCGATAGCTGTTATATTGTGCTTTTGTGCTATTTCGTACGTACAAACTTAATGTTGGACTAG